A region of Argentina anserina chromosome 5, drPotAnse1.1, whole genome shotgun sequence DNA encodes the following proteins:
- the LOC126793211 gene encoding probable methyltransferase PMT20 — translation MKYNKEAKPGAPDKGSRVLQLSVLFFVLCGFSFYLGGIFCSEKNRFEANDVKQIAVQSAKESLVAPLQIKAASFPECSADYQDYTPCTDPRRWRKYGVHRLTFMERHCPPVFERNECLVPPPDGYKSPIKWPNSRDKCWYRNVPYDWINKQKSNQNWLRKEGDKFLFPGGGTMFPKGVSAYVDLMQDLIPEMKDGTIRTAIDTGCGVASWGGDLLDRGILTVSLAPRDNHEAQVQFALERGIPAVLGIISTQRLPFPSKSFDMAHCSRCLIPWTEFGGIYLLEVHRILRPGGFWVLSGPPVNYENRWRGWNTTIEDQKTDYEKLQDLLTSLCFKLYNKKDDIAVWQKLSDNSCYDKLSEPDTYPGKCDDSLEPDSAWYTPLRSCVVVPNPKHKRSSLDSIPKWPERLHVAPERISDVHGGSASALKHDDGKWKKRLQHYKKLLPALGTDKIRNVMDMNTVYGGLAAASIDDPLWVMNVVSSYAANTLPVVYDRGLIGTYHDWCEAFSTYPRTYDLLHLDGLFTSESHRCEMKYVLLEMDRILRPNGYAIVRESSYFVDAVATIAKGMRWGCRKEDTEYGIEKEKILICQKKLWYSSNQSSR, via the exons ATGAAGTATAATAAAGAAGCAAAACCGGGTGCGCCGGACAAAGGCTCCAGAGTTCTTCAATTGTCAGTACTGTTTTTCGTGCTATGCGGGTTCTCATTCTATCTTGGTGGAATCTTCTGCTCTGAGAAGAACAGATTTGAGGCTAATGATGTCAAACAGATCGCAGTTCAATCTGCTAAGGAGTCACTGGTGGCCCCTCTCCAGATAAAAGCTGCGTCCTTCCCTGAATGCAGTGCCGACTATCAAGACTACACTCCTTGCACAGATCCAAGG AGATGGAGGAAGTATGGCGTTCATCGTCTTACCTTCATGGAACGCCACTGCCCTCCAGTATTTGAAAGGAATGAATGCCTTGTTCCACCTCCAGATGGATACAAGTCTCCAATCAAGTGGCCAAATAGCCGGGATAAATGTTGGTACAG GAATGTGCCATATGACTGGATTAACAAGCAGAAATCTAATCAGAATTGGCTGAGAAAGGAAGGAGACAAGTTTCTTTTTCCTGGTGGGGGAACCATGTTTCCTAAAGGCGTTTCTGCATATGTTGATTTGATGCAAGATCTTATTCCAGAAATGAAAGACGGCACTATTCGAACTGCGATCGACACTGGTTGTGGG GTTGCAAGTTGGGGAGGCGATTTGCTAGATCGTGGGATTTTAACTGTTTCTCTTGCACCAAGAGATAATCATGAAGCTCAAGTTCAGTTTGCATTGGAACGTGGAATTCCAGCAGTCCTTGGCATCATTTCCACTCAGAGGCTTCCTTTCCCCTCAAAGTCATTTGATATGGCTCACTGTTCTAGATGCCTTATCCCATGGACGGAATTTG GTGGGATTTACCTGCTAGAAGTTCATCGCATACTTCGTCCTGGAGGTTTCTGGGTCCTCTCTGGTCCGCCTGTCAACTATGAAAACCGCTGGCGTGGATGGAACACAACTATAGAAGATCAGAAAACAGATTACGAGAAGTTGCAAGATCTGCTAACTTCATTGTGCTTCAAATTGTACAACAAGAAGGATGACATTGCTGTTTGGCAGAAGTTGTCAGATAATAGTTGCTACGATAAGCTCTCTGAACCAGATACCTATCCTGGAAAGTGTGATGATAGCCTTGAACCAGATTCAGCATGGTACACTCCATTGCGCTCTTGTGTTGTTGTTCCAAACCCAAAGCACAAAAGGTCGTCTTTGGACAGCATTCCTAAATGGCCAGAGCGGTTGCATGTTGCACCAGAACGTATTTCTGATGTTCATGGTGGGAGTGCTAGTGCTCTGAAACATGATGATGGCAAGTGGAAAAAACGATTGCAGCACTACAAGAAGTTGCTTCCAGCACTTGGGACAGATAAGATCAGAAATGTTATGGACATGAACACTGTGTATGGAGGGCTTGCAGCAGCCTCAATTGATGATCCCTTGTGGGTCATGAATGTGGTCTCTTCCTATGCTGCAAATACACTGCCTGTGGTCTATGATCGGGGCCTTATTGGAACTTACCATGACTG GTGCGAAGCTTTCTCTACATATCCTCGCACTTATGATCTTCTCCATCTTGATGGCCTCTTTACTTCAGAAAGCCACAG ATGCGAAATGAAATATGTGCTCCTAGAGATGGACCGCATCCTGCGCCCCAATGGCTATGCAATAGTTAGGGAATCGAGCTACTTTGTGGATGCTGTCGCAACTATTGCTAAGGGGATGAGATGGGGATGTCGGAAGGAAGATACCGAGTATGGTATTGAGAAGGAGAAAATATTGATCTGCCAGAAAAAGCTCTGGTACTCATCTAACCAGAGTTCTAGATGA